One genomic segment of Candidatus Limnocylindrales bacterium includes these proteins:
- a CDS encoding RNA polymerase sigma factor RpoD/SigA produces MKPSNMHNFAAGISTDKSLKLYLQEIGKIPTTTREEERELAERIQKGDQKALNRLIEGNLKFVVKVAQGYQGCGLSLTDLINEGNLGLIEAAKRFDPSKNVKFISYAVWWIRQSILRALSEQGRTIRLPLKQGGLLVKVGKVYSELSQEKGGQEPTPKEIADKMDISEDEVRAILEFSKKPLSLDAPTLEDENITLMNFVTNKNNLAPDEVVINQTFIEELRGLLDELDPREAKILRLRYGIDGEGPLTLEEIGERLHLSRERVRQLEKRAKSRLKKRADAKSLEDYLN; encoded by the coding sequence ATGAAACCTTCAAATATGCATAATTTTGCGGCAGGGATTTCCACGGATAAAAGCTTGAAGCTTTATCTCCAGGAAATCGGGAAAATCCCCACCACAACCCGGGAGGAGGAGCGAGAACTGGCCGAGAGGATTCAAAAGGGGGATCAGAAAGCTCTGAATCGATTAATAGAGGGGAATTTAAAATTTGTGGTAAAAGTAGCTCAGGGTTATCAGGGGTGTGGTTTGTCCCTGACCGATTTAATCAATGAAGGAAATTTAGGGTTAATTGAGGCCGCTAAACGATTTGACCCTTCGAAAAATGTTAAGTTTATCTCTTACGCAGTATGGTGGATTCGGCAGTCTATTTTGCGGGCTTTATCCGAACAAGGCCGTACAATTCGATTACCCTTAAAGCAAGGGGGACTTTTGGTGAAAGTCGGTAAGGTTTATAGCGAGCTTTCTCAGGAAAAGGGTGGGCAAGAGCCAACTCCGAAGGAAATTGCGGATAAGATGGACATCTCAGAAGATGAAGTTCGGGCCATCCTGGAATTTTCAAAGAAGCCTTTATCTCTAGATGCCCCGACCCTCGAGGATGAGAATATCACCCTCATGAATTTTGTAACCAATAAGAATAATCTGGCTCCCGATGAAGTTGTTATTAACCAAACCTTCATTGAAGAGCTTCGGGGACTCCTGGACGAATTAGATCCCAGAGAAGCAAAGATCCTCCGCTTACGTTATGGAATTGATGGCGAAGGGCCTCTAACCTTAGAGGAAATTGGGGAGCGGTTACATCTCAGTCGAGAGAGAGTTCGGCAACTGGAAAAGCGGGCCAAATCTAGATTAAAAAAACGGGCCGACGCTAAAAGTTTAGAGGATTATCTGAACTAA
- a CDS encoding zf-HC2 domain-containing protein — translation MECQLVINYLSEYMDKGLHPDLLQDIAEHIKECPNCEERLTLLNLAEEFFTTLEEVDLPEGYSERVEKLIQQALENRE, via the coding sequence ATGGAATGTCAGTTGGTGATAAATTACCTCTCAGAATATATGGATAAGGGACTCCACCCCGACCTGCTTCAAGATATTGCCGAACATATTAAAGAGTGCCCAAATTGTGAAGAGCGTCTGACCCTTTTAAATCTGGCGGAAGAGTTCTTTACAACTTTAGAAGAAGTAGACCTTCCGGAAGGTTATTCAGAGCGGGTGGAAAAATTGATTCAGCAAGCTTTAGAAAATCGAGAATAA
- a CDS encoding sigma-70 family RNA polymerase sigma factor yields MRHEVFYKNLEPAFSIKNYLERQIKRIERRTLKFPEDQVFLHVTLEKHPRKEEYAALFTLSLPKRQLHAEEQGKNLRHVLKEVCGELLKQLEDVKSKLRMEDAYKRKRAKFQVQELVSGMAPYEKTYEAKALTDLILPQLKKLYNFVRREIIYHQLIEDIEPYDLTITDVVDETVLFAVRNFDQKPDSFPLDRWLYRIALDILEREVEKIKAEREARVPVETEIPEPEPTEAVSTLGSEILDFWQPDETLKLEDLVPDDKMPTPEEIVTRQEIQKYIHQTLSQLPKGWRESFILYSVEGFSLEEVAWVRRKSVDEVRKEIQSAREFLQAKLEETELV; encoded by the coding sequence TTGCGACACGAAGTTTTCTACAAGAATCTGGAGCCGGCGTTTTCGATTAAGAACTATCTGGAAAGACAGATTAAAAGAATAGAACGGCGAACCTTAAAGTTCCCGGAAGATCAAGTATTTCTACATGTAACCCTGGAGAAACACCCAAGAAAAGAGGAGTATGCAGCTCTTTTCACCCTTTCCCTTCCCAAACGACAACTCCATGCCGAGGAGCAAGGTAAGAACCTTCGGCATGTTTTGAAAGAAGTCTGTGGAGAGCTCCTCAAGCAACTGGAAGATGTTAAAAGTAAGCTCCGAATGGAAGATGCCTATAAGCGAAAGCGGGCTAAATTCCAAGTTCAAGAACTTGTTTCGGGAATGGCTCCTTATGAAAAGACCTATGAAGCTAAGGCACTTACCGACCTGATCCTTCCTCAACTTAAGAAACTCTATAATTTTGTCCGAAGGGAGATCATCTACCATCAACTCATAGAAGATATAGAACCCTATGATCTGACGATTACCGACGTAGTAGATGAGACTGTTCTGTTTGCAGTAAGAAACTTTGATCAGAAGCCGGATTCCTTTCCCCTGGATCGCTGGTTATATCGGATTGCCCTGGATATTTTGGAACGGGAAGTTGAGAAAATTAAAGCAGAGCGAGAGGCCAGAGTTCCTGTTGAAACCGAAATTCCAGAACCGGAGCCTACAGAGGCCGTCTCTACCCTGGGAAGTGAAATACTGGATTTCTGGCAACCGGATGAAACTCTAAAACTGGAAGATCTCGTACCGGATGATAAGATGCCGACTCCTGAAGAGATCGTAACCCGTCAAGAAATTCAAAAATATATTCATCAAACCTTGAGTCAACTCCCCAAAGGCTGGCGGGAATCTTTTATACTTTACAGCGTGGAAGGCTTCAGCCTGGAAGAAGTGGCCTGGGTGAGGAGAAAATCCGTTGATGAGGTACGAAAAGAAATTCAATCTGCACGGGAATTCTTACAAGCAAAGTTGGAAGAAACAGAACTCGTGTAA
- a CDS encoding STAUR_1299 family protein encodes MADFRELLFSKAFKIIPGIAYNQTLEELSKTQEESGDKVLFYEVVLPVDKSWEYLRDKIYPTLVRYLKNKSIDPETCKGVIIALFFKDLCYLIEGREFMKVFCEMEDLNSAALHFRILRWLSEGNSD; translated from the coding sequence GTGGCCGATTTTCGTGAGCTTTTATTCTCAAAAGCCTTTAAAATCATACCGGGTATCGCTTACAACCAAACTTTGGAAGAATTATCTAAAACCCAGGAAGAGTCCGGGGATAAAGTTCTTTTTTATGAAGTTGTTTTGCCCGTGGATAAATCCTGGGAGTATTTGCGTGATAAAATCTATCCGACTCTGGTCCGATACTTAAAAAATAAATCCATCGATCCAGAAACCTGTAAAGGGGTTATTATTGCGTTATTTTTTAAGGATCTGTGCTACCTTATAGAAGGCCGCGAGTTTATGAAAGTATTTTGTGAAATGGAAGATCTTAATAGTGCGGCCTTGCACTTTAGAATTCTTAGATGGCTTTCAGAGGGAAACTCCGATTAG
- the groES gene encoding co-chaperone GroES: MKITPLHDRIVVKRIEEPEVRKGGIIIPDTAKEKPQQGEVIAVGKGKWLENGKQLPLEVQVGQKVLFGKYAGTEVKLDEEEYLILREDDVLAILE, encoded by the coding sequence ATGAAAATTACTCCACTTCATGATCGAATCGTCGTTAAAAGAATAGAAGAACCCGAAGTTCGGAAAGGAGGGATCATCATCCCAGATACCGCCAAGGAGAAACCTCAACAGGGTGAAGTTATTGCGGTTGGAAAGGGGAAGTGGTTAGAAAACGGTAAACAATTGCCCCTGGAAGTTCAGGTTGGTCAGAAAGTTCTCTTCGGCAAATATGCGGGAACTGAAGTTAAACTCGATGAGGAAGAGTATCTCATCCTACGAGAAGATGATGTCTTAGCCATTCTAGAATAG
- the groL gene encoding chaperonin GroEL (60 kDa chaperone family; promotes refolding of misfolded polypeptides especially under stressful conditions; forms two stacked rings of heptamers to form a barrel-shaped 14mer; ends can be capped by GroES; misfolded proteins enter the barrel where they are refolded when GroES binds): MPAKQLLFGQEARDAALRGVNILANAVKITLGPRGRNVVLDKKFGSPTSTKDGVTVAKEIELEEPYENMGAQLVKEVASKTSDVAGDGTTTATILAQAIFREGCRNIAAGANPMDLKRGIEKAVEVVVEELKKLSKPVAGKKEIEQVGAISANGDTSIGKIIAEAMDKVGKDGVITVEEAKSMETTLEFVEGMQFDRGYLSPYFVTDPERMEAVLEEPYILIHEKKISSTKDMLSLLEQVARSGKPLLVIAEDVEGEALATLVVNKLRGTLKCAAVKAPAFGDRRKAMLEDIAILTGGQLIAEELGIKLENVTLNDLGKAKKVVIDKENTTIVEGAGSRDKIQGRIKQIKMQIEETTSDYDREKLQERLAKLAGGVAVIKVGAATETEMKEKKARVEDAMHATKAAAEEGIVPGGGVAYLRCLPALEKLKLEGDQQVGVNIVKRALEEPLRQIANNAGWEGSVVVERVKEMKTNEGFNAATEEFEDLVAAGIIDPTKVARVALQNAASVAALMLTTEALITEVPEKKEKSKMPTPPPDFD, from the coding sequence ATGCCAGCTAAACAACTTCTTTTTGGGCAAGAAGCAAGGGATGCAGCCCTGAGAGGGGTTAATATTCTGGCAAATGCAGTAAAAATTACTTTAGGACCCAGAGGACGTAACGTAGTTTTAGATAAAAAATTTGGTTCTCCTACCAGTACCAAGGATGGGGTCACAGTAGCCAAAGAGATCGAACTGGAGGAGCCCTATGAGAACATGGGAGCCCAGTTGGTCAAAGAAGTGGCCAGTAAAACCAGTGATGTGGCTGGAGATGGAACAACCACAGCAACCATTTTGGCCCAGGCCATATTCAGAGAAGGATGTCGGAATATTGCCGCCGGAGCGAACCCCATGGATTTAAAACGAGGGATCGAGAAGGCGGTGGAAGTTGTAGTCGAAGAGCTGAAAAAACTGAGCAAACCGGTGGCCGGAAAGAAAGAAATTGAACAGGTAGGCGCTATTTCGGCTAATGGTGATACTTCCATCGGTAAGATCATTGCCGAAGCCATGGATAAGGTTGGAAAAGACGGAGTTATCACGGTAGAAGAAGCCAAATCCATGGAGACCACCCTGGAATTCGTAGAAGGAATGCAGTTTGACCGGGGTTATTTGTCCCCTTATTTTGTGACGGATCCTGAACGGATGGAGGCTGTTTTAGAGGAGCCTTATATCTTGATCCATGAGAAGAAAATCTCCTCGACCAAAGACATGTTATCCCTGCTTGAGCAGGTTGCCAGATCGGGTAAACCCTTGCTTGTTATCGCAGAAGATGTCGAAGGAGAAGCCCTGGCCACCCTGGTCGTCAATAAACTAAGAGGAACTTTAAAATGTGCGGCGGTTAAAGCCCCGGCCTTCGGTGATAGGCGAAAAGCCATGTTAGAAGATATTGCCATTCTGACCGGAGGTCAGCTCATTGCCGAGGAATTGGGAATCAAGCTTGAGAATGTAACCCTGAACGATCTGGGAAAGGCCAAGAAAGTAGTCATTGATAAAGAAAATACAACCATTGTAGAGGGAGCCGGATCCAGAGATAAAATCCAGGGTCGAATTAAACAGATCAAGATGCAGATTGAAGAGACCACCTCGGATTATGATCGGGAGAAGCTTCAGGAACGGTTGGCTAAATTAGCCGGTGGGGTTGCAGTCATAAAAGTAGGGGCAGCAACCGAAACGGAGATGAAGGAAAAGAAAGCCCGGGTGGAAGACGCTATGCACGCCACAAAGGCCGCTGCTGAAGAAGGAATCGTTCCAGGTGGAGGAGTGGCTTATCTAAGATGTCTACCGGCCCTTGAAAAATTGAAATTAGAAGGGGATCAGCAAGTTGGTGTGAATATTGTAAAGCGGGCCCTTGAGGAGCCTTTACGCCAGATTGCCAATAATGCCGGATGGGAAGGCTCGGTGGTGGTTGAGAGGGTCAAAGAGATGAAAACCAATGAAGGCTTCAATGCGGCTACCGAGGAGTTTGAAGACCTGGTTGCGGCAGGAATTATTGATCCAACCAAAGTAGCCCGGGTTGCTCTCCAAAATGCCGCGAGTGTCGCAGCCCTTATGCTGACTACCGAAGCCCTGATTACCGAGGTTCCTGAGAAGAAGGAAAAGTCTAAGATGCCTACCCCACCCCCGGATTTTGACTAA
- a CDS encoding AarF/UbiB family protein — protein MKIREIRQAYHHLHRYQEILGVLVKYGLAEWVNRLHLDFAQAILARRVNPDIAKLPFEVKVRMALTELGPTFIKLGQILSVRPDLVGVAQSDELTLLQDQVPPDPMESVRRVVESELKQPIQDLFQYFDEIPLASASISQVHRALLKSGEEVVVKVQRENIQEKIQVDLEILSDLADLVEKYIEESRPYRPRATVDEFRRTLLRELDFQREARYLELFAQDFADDPTVHIPAVFPEYTTSRVLTMEFLSGVKLSDREALEKMGIDLSQLALRGVDIFLRMIFTKGLYHADPHPGNILILEGGVIGLIDFGMIGRLDDELREDVEDLLMAVATGSGNRLVSVITKIGSPPPHLNKAALQADVLDFITYYGNLPLNKVNLGQALREMTEVIRRHQILLPASLAMLLKTLIVMEGTGRLLNPQFDLLTVIRPYQQRMLSRYLSPRRQFQKMQRLYWDLERVVQAVPPGMVEVIQKLRTGEFDLNLNHRGLERLVNRLVFGVITAALFLGSALMMSFQVPPLIWGISILGWIAYILSLLFGIRLLWAIHVSGRL, from the coding sequence GTGAAAATTAGAGAGATCCGTCAAGCGTATCATCATCTTCATCGATATCAGGAGATCCTGGGAGTTCTGGTTAAGTATGGCCTGGCCGAATGGGTTAATCGGCTCCATTTAGATTTTGCGCAAGCTATTCTGGCCCGGCGAGTTAATCCGGACATCGCGAAATTACCCTTTGAAGTAAAGGTCCGTATGGCTCTTACAGAATTAGGGCCTACCTTTATTAAACTCGGGCAAATTCTCAGTGTTCGGCCTGACTTAGTTGGGGTGGCTCAATCCGATGAACTGACCCTGCTTCAGGATCAGGTACCTCCCGATCCCATGGAATCGGTTCGGCGGGTTGTAGAAAGCGAACTAAAACAACCGATCCAGGATCTCTTCCAATATTTTGATGAGATTCCTTTGGCGTCCGCTTCCATCAGTCAGGTTCATAGAGCTCTTTTGAAGTCGGGTGAAGAAGTCGTCGTAAAGGTACAACGAGAGAATATTCAAGAAAAAATCCAGGTAGATCTTGAAATTCTTTCAGATTTGGCAGATTTAGTCGAAAAATATATAGAAGAAAGTCGCCCCTATAGACCCCGGGCAACGGTCGATGAATTCCGACGGACCCTACTTCGAGAACTGGATTTTCAAAGAGAAGCTCGATACCTGGAGTTATTCGCCCAGGACTTTGCCGATGACCCAACCGTTCATATTCCCGCTGTTTTTCCAGAGTATACCACCAGCCGGGTACTGACGATGGAATTTCTTTCCGGAGTTAAACTTTCCGACAGGGAAGCCCTGGAAAAAATGGGAATAGATCTGTCCCAGCTCGCGCTCCGGGGTGTTGACATTTTTCTGCGAATGATCTTTACCAAAGGCCTTTATCATGCAGACCCTCATCCTGGGAATATTTTAATTCTCGAAGGGGGAGTGATCGGTTTAATTGATTTCGGCATGATCGGTCGTCTGGACGATGAACTGCGAGAAGATGTGGAAGACCTTTTGATGGCCGTAGCCACCGGAAGTGGGAATCGGCTGGTCTCTGTTATTACCAAAATAGGTTCTCCTCCCCCTCACCTCAATAAAGCCGCTCTTCAAGCCGATGTCCTGGATTTTATCACCTACTATGGGAATTTACCCCTCAACAAGGTTAACCTGGGTCAGGCACTCCGTGAGATGACGGAAGTCATTCGCCGTCATCAAATCCTGCTTCCGGCCAGTCTGGCCATGCTCTTAAAAACCTTAATTGTCATGGAGGGAACGGGACGTTTATTAAATCCCCAATTTGATCTTCTGACGGTTATCCGACCTTACCAGCAGCGTATGCTCTCCCGATACCTCTCCCCCCGACGCCAGTTTCAAAAAATGCAACGCCTCTATTGGGACCTGGAGCGGGTAGTCCAGGCTGTTCCACCTGGCATGGTCGAGGTTATTCAAAAACTCCGAACCGGAGAATTTGACCTCAACTTAAACCATCGAGGCCTGGAACGGCTTGTAAACCGCCTGGTATTTGGAGTTATTACCGCAGCCCTCTTTTTGGGTTCCGCTCTTATGATGAGTTTCCAGGTTCCTCCCCTGATCTGGGGTATCTCCATACTCGGCTGGATCGCCTATATTCTCTCCCTCCTGTTCGGAATCCGACTGCTCTGGGCCATTCATGTCTCAGGACGACTGTAA
- a CDS encoding adenylate/guanylate cyclase domain-containing protein produces the protein MHCESCGFENPPTMNFCGECGTKLRLSCPQCGAENPPGFKFCGQCGAGLAIGATRQVAPTTDTGQVPLHPEPQIQRYTPKHLAEKILQSRSALEGERKQITILFADIKGSMELLAGLDPEEARRLLDPVLHAMMEAVHRYEGTVNQVLGDGIMALFGAPLAHEDHAVRACYAALTMQEAIRRYTEEVRYQHGIEVQIRVGLNSGEVVVRTIGNDLHMDYSAIGQTTHLAARMEQLATPGTIRLTMNTLRLAEDFIQVKSLGLVLVKGLQDPVEVFELVGAGPVRRRLQASLARGFTRFVGRQQELETLRQALEQAGRGQGQVVALVGEPGIGKSRLFYEFTRSHRTKGWLWLESSSVSYGKATAYLPVIDLLKAYFQIEDRDDVRRIREKVMGKILALDEALRPTLPALLSLLGVPMEDTSWKQLDPPQRRQRTLEAIKRLLLRESQIQPLLLVFEDLHWIDTETQAFLDSLIEGLPTARILLLVNYRPEYQHGWGSKTYCTQLRLDPLPSESVEELLQALLGNDASLQPLRPSLMERTEGNPFFLEESIRTLVETQALVGERGAYRLVKALPTLQMPGTVQAMLAARIDRLPPEEKHLLQCAAVIGKDVEFWLLQAIAELPEEALRRGLLHLQTAEFLYETSLFPDLEYTFKHALTHEVAYGSLLQERRRILHNQILRALETRSSDRLDENVERLAYHAQRGEVWDKALIYFRQAGSKAAARSANREAVSCFEQALVALQHLPESRDMLEQAIDLRFDLRNALFPLGKYEQILNFLREAETLAKTLDDQRRLGWVSSYMTHYFWWRGKLDQAAESGQRALAIATTFQDFGLQVATNLFLGQVYYNLGNYPQAMEFLRKNVESLQGDLIYERFNVATLPFVVSRHWLIRCLAEVGEFTEGRIRAEEAFQVAEAANDSLGLFAAYYGTGFLYLHKGEFQKAISLFERGLAFSQTWNISFFLHYINSALGYTYVLSGRVAEAIPLLERAVEQMVSMKTMGGLSLLVGWLSESYLLVGRRSLALELALHALDLSRNHKERGHEAWALRLLGEIHAHQAPPHVEEAEDYYRQAFGLAEELGMRPLVAHVHFGLGSLHHKVGRSEEARAELSQTIELFRSMEMTFWLNRAEAIFVGS, from the coding sequence ATGCACTGTGAAAGTTGTGGATTTGAAAATCCCCCCACGATGAATTTCTGTGGAGAGTGCGGCACAAAGCTGAGACTTTCGTGTCCCCAGTGCGGCGCTGAGAATCCCCCAGGGTTCAAATTCTGTGGCCAGTGTGGGGCAGGTCTGGCAATAGGGGCAACCCGCCAGGTCGCCCCTACAACCGATACAGGTCAGGTCCCTCTGCACCCAGAACCCCAGATCCAGCGTTACACCCCGAAACACCTGGCTGAGAAGATCCTCCAGTCCAGGTCTGCCCTGGAAGGAGAACGTAAGCAGATCACCATCCTCTTCGCCGACATCAAAGGCTCCATGGAACTGCTGGCGGGACTCGATCCCGAAGAGGCTCGAAGGCTTCTGGACCCGGTCCTACACGCCATGATGGAGGCAGTTCACCGGTACGAGGGAACGGTGAACCAGGTTCTGGGGGATGGGATCATGGCCCTGTTTGGGGCTCCCCTCGCCCATGAGGATCATGCAGTCCGGGCCTGCTATGCAGCTCTGACTATGCAAGAAGCCATCCGCCGCTATACCGAAGAAGTCCGTTACCAGCACGGGATCGAGGTGCAGATCCGGGTGGGTCTCAACAGCGGTGAAGTGGTGGTGCGGACCATCGGCAACGACCTCCACATGGACTACTCGGCCATCGGTCAAACGACCCATCTGGCAGCCCGCATGGAGCAACTGGCCACTCCTGGAACGATCCGGCTGACGATGAATACCCTTCGGCTGGCCGAGGATTTTATTCAAGTCAAATCCCTGGGTCTGGTTCTTGTCAAGGGACTCCAGGACCCTGTAGAGGTGTTCGAGCTGGTGGGTGCAGGTCCTGTCCGAAGACGTCTGCAAGCGTCTTTAGCTCGGGGTTTCACCCGCTTCGTGGGACGACAGCAGGAGCTGGAGACCCTCCGACAGGCTCTGGAGCAGGCAGGTAGAGGTCAAGGTCAGGTGGTGGCTTTGGTGGGAGAACCCGGTATCGGCAAGTCCCGCCTGTTCTATGAGTTTACCCGTTCCCATCGAACCAAAGGCTGGCTGTGGTTGGAAAGCAGCTCGGTCTCCTATGGGAAAGCCACGGCTTACCTGCCGGTGATTGACCTCCTGAAGGCTTATTTTCAGATTGAGGACCGGGACGATGTCCGAAGGATCCGAGAGAAAGTTATGGGTAAGATCCTGGCCCTGGATGAAGCGTTGAGACCGACCTTACCAGCCTTGCTGTCGCTGCTGGGAGTGCCGATGGAGGATACCTCCTGGAAGCAACTGGATCCTCCCCAACGTCGTCAGCGGACCTTAGAGGCTATCAAACGCCTTCTTTTGAGGGAAAGCCAGATACAGCCTCTGTTGCTGGTCTTTGAGGATCTGCACTGGATCGATACCGAGACCCAAGCCTTCCTGGATAGCTTGATAGAGGGCCTGCCGACGGCTCGGATTTTGTTGTTGGTCAACTATCGTCCCGAGTATCAGCATGGTTGGGGGAGCAAGACCTATTGTACCCAACTCCGCCTGGATCCCTTACCTTCTGAGAGCGTCGAAGAACTTCTCCAGGCTCTACTGGGAAACGATGCCAGTCTGCAACCCCTCCGACCATCCTTGATGGAGCGGACCGAGGGGAACCCCTTCTTCCTGGAGGAGAGTATTCGAACGTTGGTAGAGACCCAGGCTTTGGTGGGGGAGAGAGGGGCCTATCGGCTGGTGAAGGCGCTTCCAACCCTTCAGATGCCGGGGACCGTCCAGGCGATGCTGGCCGCCCGGATTGATCGGTTACCCCCTGAGGAGAAGCATCTCCTCCAGTGTGCGGCTGTGATTGGCAAGGATGTAGAATTCTGGCTTCTTCAAGCCATTGCGGAGCTACCGGAGGAAGCGCTGCGTCGGGGTCTCCTGCACCTCCAAACCGCCGAGTTCCTCTACGAGACCAGTCTCTTCCCGGATCTGGAATACACGTTCAAGCATGCCTTGACCCACGAAGTGGCCTATGGAAGTTTGCTGCAAGAACGACGGCGGATACTTCATAACCAGATCTTGAGGGCCCTGGAAACGCGGTCATCCGATCGGCTGGATGAGAACGTGGAACGACTGGCGTATCATGCACAACGGGGCGAGGTTTGGGATAAAGCCTTGATCTACTTCCGTCAGGCGGGGTCCAAAGCGGCTGCCCGCTCAGCCAACCGGGAGGCAGTATCCTGCTTCGAGCAGGCATTGGTTGCTCTCCAGCATCTGCCAGAGAGTCGTGACATGCTCGAACAAGCCATCGACCTCCGGTTCGACCTTCGGAACGCGCTTTTTCCACTTGGAAAATATGAACAGATTCTCAACTTCCTTCGCGAGGCGGAAACTCTTGCTAAAACTTTGGATGATCAGAGAAGGTTGGGTTGGGTCTCTAGCTACATGACCCACTATTTTTGGTGGAGGGGTAAGCTGGATCAAGCTGCCGAATCCGGCCAACGCGCCCTCGCAATTGCTACAACCTTTCAGGATTTTGGACTCCAGGTTGCAACGAACCTCTTCCTGGGGCAAGTCTACTATAACTTAGGTAACTATCCCCAGGCGATGGAATTTCTCAGGAAGAATGTGGAGTCCCTCCAAGGAGATCTGATCTATGAGCGCTTTAACGTGGCTACCCTGCCTTTTGTTGTCTCCCGTCACTGGCTAATCCGCTGCCTTGCTGAGGTTGGAGAGTTCACCGAAGGAAGGATTCGGGCCGAAGAAGCCTTTCAGGTTGCTGAAGCAGCCAATGATTCATTGGGTCTTTTCGCCGCATATTACGGGACCGGTTTTCTTTACCTCCACAAAGGAGAGTTTCAAAAGGCTATTTCTCTATTTGAACGGGGCCTTGCGTTCAGCCAGACCTGGAATATCTCGTTCTTCTTACATTACATCAATTCGGCCCTGGGCTATACGTATGTACTTTCTGGACGTGTTGCGGAAGCGATTCCTCTTCTAGAGCGGGCTGTGGAGCAGATGGTTTCTATGAAAACAATGGGTGGCTTGTCGCTCCTGGTTGGCTGGCTGAGTGAATCCTATCTATTGGTAGGCCGAAGAAGCCTTGCCCTGGAGCTTGCCCTGCACGCCCTTGACCTCTCTCGTAACCACAAAGAACGTGGACATGAGGCCTGGGCTCTCCGACTCCTGGGTGAGATCCACGCCCATCAGGCTCCTCCCCATGTCGAAGAAGCTGAAGATTATTATCGTCAGGCTTTTGGGCTGGCTGAGGAGCTGGGGATGCGTCCGCTCGTGGCTCATGTTCACTTTGGCCTTGGGAGTCTCCATCACAAGGTAGGAAGATCGGAGGAAGCACGAGCTGAACTGTCCCAGACTATCGAGTTGTTCCGTTCTATGGAGATGACATTCTGGTTGAACCGGGCCGAGGCTATATTTGTGGGAAGTTAG